In one window of Lynx canadensis isolate LIC74 chromosome A3, mLynCan4.pri.v2, whole genome shotgun sequence DNA:
- the ITPRIPL1 gene encoding inositol 1,4,5-trisphosphate receptor-interacting protein-like 1 has product MAVISLLFLAVMYVVHHPLMVSDRMDLDTLARSRQLEKRMSEEMRQLELEFEERKRAAEQKQKAENFWRGDTSSDQLVLGKQDMGWPFQADGQEGPLGWLLGNLWNAGLFCLFLVFELLRQNMQHEPAFDSSSDEEEEEVRVVPVTSYNWLTDFPSREALESFYKHYVQNVTRDLSCTCEFVESFVDDLIEACRVLSRREAHPQLEDCLGIGAAFEKWGTLHETQKFDILVPIVPPQGTMFVLEMRDLTLGRRCGSVLVESECVCKREKILGDVLCLVHHHRDRSALLSKCSSTIKVALCTGSHLDVCKTVQWFRNMMGNAWALVAHKYDFKLSLPPSTTSCKLRLDYRSGRFLSIHLVLGVQREDTLVYLVSQAPDQEQLTSVDWPESFAACEHLFLKLVGRFAPENTCHLKCLQIILSLRDLQSLPQGASRPILTSYHFKTALMHLLLRLPLTDWQHSMLSQRLQDILWFLGRGLQQRSLHHFLIGNTFLPLTIPIPKTFRNAEPVNLFQHLVLNPMAHSQAVEEFHNLLTQVKTLPCAPLAGAH; this is encoded by the coding sequence ATGGCTGTGATAAGCCTTCTGTTCCTGGCAGTGATGTATGTTGTTCACCACCCCTTGATGGTCAGCGACCGGATGGACCTGGACACACTAGCCAGAAGTCGGCAGCTGGAGAAGCGGATGAGCGAGGAGATGCGCCAGTTGGAGCTAGAGTTTGAAGAGAGAAAGCGGGCAGCTGAGCagaagcagaaggcagagaaCTTCTGGAGAGGAGACACATCCAGTGACCAGTTAGTGTTGGGGAAGCAAGACATGGGGTGGCCATTCCAGGCTGATGGCCAGGAGGGGCCACTGGGCTGGCTGCTGGGAAACCTGTGGAATGCAGGcctcttctgcctttttctcGTCTTTGAGCTCCTGCGACAGAACATGCAGCATGAGCCGGCCTTTGATTCCAGCAgcgatgaggaggaggaggaagtccGTGTTGTGCCCGTCACCTCCTATAACTGGCTTACTGACTTCCCCTCGAGGGAGGCCCTGGAATCCTTTTACAAACACTATGTCCAGAATGTCACCCGTGATCTGTCCTGCACCTGCGAATTCGTAGAGAGCTTTGTGGATGACCTCATTGAGGCCTGTCGGGTGCTCAGCCGCCGGGAGGCTCACCCACAGCTGGAGGACTGCCTGGGCATCGGGGCTGCCTTTGAGAAATGGGGAACCCTTCACGAGACTCAGAAATTTGATATCCTGGTGCCCATTGTCCCTCCGCAGGGCACTATGTTTGTGCTGGAGATGAGGGATCTGACCCTAGGCCGCCGctgtggctctgtgctggtggagTCGGAATGTGTGTGCAAGCGTGAGAAGATTCTGGGGGACGTGCTGTGCCTGGTGCACCACCACAGGGATCGCTCGGCTCTCCTAAGCAAGTGTAGCAGCACCATCAAGGTGGCTCTCTGCACTGGCTCCCACCTGGACGTGTGCAAGACAGTACAGTGGTTCCGGAACATGATGGGCAATGCCTGGGCCCTTGTGGCCCACAAGTATGACTTTAAGCTCAGCCTCCCACCGTCTACCACCTCCTGCAAGCTCAGGCTGGACTACCGCTCAGGCCGCTTTCTCTCCATCCACTTGGTTCTGGGGGTGCAAAGGGAAGACACGTTGGTCTACTTGGTGAGTCAGGCTCCTGACCAGGAACAGCTCACCAGTGTGGACTGGCCTGAGTCCTTTGCAGCCTGTGAACACTTGTTCCTGAAGCTGGTAGGGCGTTTTGCTCCGGAGAACACCTGCCACCTCAAGTGCCTCCAGATCATTTTAAGTCTCCGGGACCTTCAGAGCTTACCCCAGGGAGCATCTCGTCCTATCCTCACCTCTTACCACTTCAAAACGGCCCTCATGCACCTGTTGCTGCGGCTGCCCCTAACAGACTGGCAGCACAGCATGCTCTCCCAGCGGCTCCAGGACATCCTCTGGTTCTTGGGCCGTGGCCTCCAGCAACGGTCCCTCCATCATTTCCTCATCGGTAACACCTTCCTGCCCCTGACCATCCCGATCCCTAAGACATTTCGGAATGCCGAGCCTGTCAATCTCTTCCAACACCTAGTGCTAAACCCCATGGCACACTCACAGGCAGTGGAAGAATTCCACAACCTTCTGACCCAAGTGAAAACGCTGCCCTGTGCCCCATTGGCTGGGGCACATTAA